Proteins co-encoded in one Brassica oleracea var. oleracea cultivar TO1000 chromosome C4, BOL, whole genome shotgun sequence genomic window:
- the LOC106339534 gene encoding serine/threonine-protein kinase KIPK has product MGSFAGACEIVEEKDAVRLAKHSCKPALESSKDMERPPLNKGSMEYDIDQLFQSISIKPSPGRVIGSSSFHHLETRTSAGTSRSTSPSKKSALKKPFPMGGTPRSPRVGLSDSVSLKQALRDLCISKASEMAAQKRLSKSAAASPRVSEADRIKSLYRQVLNESAGRSGLPVDKGKRFVEVSLTPVDDIPSSSQSVPDVLETKPSKFLYESVGETVLLYKSNNSGSSLSFGSGDFEIEIDEYASSPPHKDGVVEIDKHVTSLPSCSGSKADAEEELDKSIVSSARVKSEPKALHSGLERTLDNVPSAVRENIKLVNKVKRNIPRPKPRPKRKILVKKKLRVAVASSATKTVEKDDTSLEPSASQTLCQKCHCSLKSISENVSVEANQESVASSHLISIVKSSNKETSKASSNSCEAIDSREADIVMQQDAIQNKQQRENPTSSEKIIFSLSSKDSSIRNYSSSTSMSEESNLSRFSCGNKPHMSMDVRWEAIKHVKLQCGGSLGLRHFNLLKKLGCGDIGTVYLAELVGTSCLFAIKVMDNEFLARRKKTPRAQAERAILKMLDHPFLPTLYAQFISDNLSCLVMEYCPGGDLHVLRQKQLSRCFSEPAARFYVAEVLLALEYLHMLGVIYRDLKPENILVREDGHIMLTDFVLSLRCEVNPTLLKTTSSAGKDPARMSGHYNTSNCIQPLCIEPSCRVPCFSPRLSSKPRKQRRPDPLTQQFRSLPQLVAEPTEARSNSFVGTHEYLAPEIIKGEGHGAAVDWWTFGVLLYELLYGKTPFKGYDNEETLSNVVFQNLKFPDSPLVSFQAKDLIRRLVMKDPESRLGSEKGAAEIKRHPFFEGLNWALIRCAIPPELPDVYENGATEATSPKGNSNGYLECKAMGDHLEFELF; this is encoded by the exons ATGGGATCGTTTGCTGGTGCTTGTGAAATTGTTGAGGAGAAGGATGCGGTGAGGCTGGCCAAACATTCTTGCAAGCCAGCATTGGAATCAAGCAAAGACATGGAGCGTCCTCCACTAAACAAAGGTTCTATGGAGTATGACATTGATCAGCTTTTCCAGTCTATATCCATAAAACCATCACCAGGAAGAGTCATAGGCTCTTCTTCTTTCCATCATCTTGAGACTAGAACAAGCGCTGGTACGAGCAGGAGCACAAGCCCTTCCAAGAAAAGCGCTCTGAAGAAGCCATTTCCCATGGGAGGAACCCCAAGATCACCAAGAGTTGGTCTTTCTGATTCAGTTTCGTTAAAGCAGGCCCTGAGAGATCTTTGCATATCAAAGGCCTCAGAGATGGCTGCTCAGAAACGGTTGTCAAAGTCTGCAGCTGCGTCTCCGAGGGTTTCTGAAGCAGACAGGATAAAGAGTCTTTACAGACAAGTTTTGAATGAGTCTGCAGGCAGGTCTGGCCTTCCTGTAGACAAGGGTAAGAGGTTCGTTGAAGTATCTTTGACTCCTGTGGACGACATACCCAGCTCTTCCCAGAGTGTGCCTGATGTCCTTGAGACAAAGCCTTCTAAATTCTTGTATGAATCAGTGGGAGAGACTGTGTTGCTGTATAAATCAAACAACTCTGGATCTTCTCTAAGTTTTGGAAGTGGAGATTTTGAGATAGAGATAGATGAGTATGCCTCATCTCCTCCTCATAAAGATGGTGTGGTGGAAATAGACAAACATGTTACCTCTCTGCCTTCATGTTCTGGCAGCAAAGCTGATGCTGAAGAGGAGCTAGACAAGAGCATTGTCTCATCAGCTAGAGTGAAAAGTGAGCCAAAAGCTCTTCACTCAGGGCTAGAAAGAACGCTGGATAATGTACCTAGTGCAGTAAGAGAGAACATCAAACTAGTAAACAAGGTAAAAAGAAACATCCCACGTCCCAAACCGCGGCCAAAGAGAAAGATTTTGGTTAAGAAGAAGTTAAGAGTCGCTGTAGCTTCTTCTGCTACAAAAACGGTTGAGAAAGATGATACTTCCTTAGAGCCTAGTGCAAGCCAAACTCTATGCCAGAAATGCCACTGTTCGTTAAAGAGCATCTCAGAAAATGTCAGTGTTGAAGCAAATCAGGAATCAGTTGCAAGCTCGCATCTCATTAGCATTGTGAAGAGTAGTAATAAAGAGACCAGCAAGGCTTCCTCCAATTCCTGTGAGGCTATTGACAGCAGAGAAGCTGACATTGTCATGCAACAAGACGCCATTCAAAATAAACAACAAAGAGAGAATCCAACTTCCAGCGAAAAGATTATATTCTCACTGAGCTCAAAGGACAGCAGCATAAGAAACTACAGCAGCAGCACAAGCATGAGCGAGGAGAGCAATCTGAGCAGGTTCAGCTGCGGCAACAAACCTCACATGTCTATGGACGTGAGATGGGAAGCGATTAAGCACGTCAAGTTGCAGTGTGGTGGCTCTTTAGGATTAAGACATTTCAACCTTTTGAAAAAGCTTGGTTGTGGAGATATAGGAACGGTTTATCTCGCTGAGCTGGTCGGTACGAGTTGCCTGTTTGCCATAAAGGTCATGGACAACGAGTTCTTGGCTCGGAGGAAAAAGACGCCGAGGGCGCAGGCGGAACGTGCGATACTTAAGATGTTGGACCATCCTTTTCTGCCTACCTTGTATGCGCAGTTCATTTCAGATAATTTGTCATGTCTGGTGATGGAGTATTGTCCCGGTGGTGATCTTCATGTCTTGAGGCAGAAACAGCTCAGTAGATGTTTCTCTGAACCTGCAGCTAG GTTCTATGTAGCAGAAGTCCTCCTTGCGCTTGAGTACTTACACATGCTGGGAGTTATATACCGTGATTTGAAACCAGAGAACATTCTAGTCCGTGAAGATGGTCACATCATGCTTACAGATTTCGTCCTCTCACTCAGATGTGAGGTGAACCCAACTCTTCTCAAAACAACTTCTTCTGCCGGGAAAGATCCTGCAAGGATGTCTGGTCATTACAACACATCCAACTGCATACAACCTCTATGTATCGAACCATCGTGCCGTGTCCCATGTTTCAGCCCTAGGCTCTCATCAAAACCAAGAAAACAGAGAAGGCCTGATCCTTTGACCCAGCAGTTCAGATCACTGCCTCAGCTTGTGGCTGAACCAACCGAAGCAAGATCAAACTCTTTCGTAGGAACGCACGAGTACTTGGCGCCGGAGATCATTAAAGGAGAAGGGCACGGTGCTGCAGTCGACTGGTGGACTTTTGGTGTCCTTCTATATGAGCTTTTATACGGGAAGACACCGTTCAAAGGTTATGACAATGAGGAGACATTGTCTAACGTTGTGTTTCAGAACCTCAAGTTTCCTGATAGCCCTCTTGTGAGCTTCCAGGCAAAGGATTTGATCAGAAGGTTGGTGATGAAGGATCCAGAGAGCCGTCTGGGGTCGGAGAAAGGAGCTGCAGAGATCAAGAGGCATCCTTTCTTTGAAGGATTGAACTGGGCTCTCATCCGCTGCGCCATTCCCCCTGAGCTGCCTGATGTATATGAGAATGGTGCAACGGAAGCAACTTCTCCTAAAGGGAATAGTAATGGGTATCTTGAATGTAAAGCCATGGGAGATCATCTTGAGTTCGAGTTGTTTTAG